One window from the genome of Paenibacillus azoreducens encodes:
- a CDS encoding glycerophosphodiester phosphodiesterase has product MNVPLIIAHTGCEGTPDNTLESCLAGKDAGAEVLEVDVQATKDGVCVLHHDDHPAFSSCTFEELKQDNPLKFEAGRSLVKLEDVLIRFKGTAVSFNLDLKNDAAALPALKLLESMDMREQIYFTGATDRVLNSPFHSRVMWNTPEKLSKLGSAVYEAAIEEICTRVKQAGCAGINVDFPSCRGSLVRIAHEYGLRVWIYTLHDITCFKMFADMGVNAVSVLDVSGAAAIRKQLIID; this is encoded by the coding sequence ATGAATGTACCGTTGATCATAGCGCATACCGGCTGCGAAGGCACTCCGGACAATACGCTGGAATCCTGTTTGGCCGGAAAGGATGCGGGCGCCGAGGTGCTGGAAGTCGATGTTCAGGCAACGAAAGACGGCGTTTGCGTGCTGCATCATGACGATCACCCGGCATTTTCGTCCTGTACCTTTGAAGAGTTGAAGCAGGATAATCCATTGAAATTTGAGGCGGGAAGAAGCCTTGTAAAACTGGAGGACGTGCTCATCCGATTTAAAGGGACGGCGGTATCTTTTAACCTGGATCTTAAAAATGATGCAGCCGCCCTGCCTGCGCTGAAACTTCTCGAATCCATGGACATGCGGGAGCAGATCTATTTTACCGGGGCAACGGACCGGGTTTTAAATTCGCCATTTCATTCCAGAGTGATGTGGAATACTCCCGAGAAATTAAGCAAACTAGGGTCTGCCGTATATGAGGCGGCCATCGAAGAAATTTGCACGCGGGTGAAGCAGGCGGGCTGTGCGGGGATCAACGTGGACTTTCCCTCCTGCCGCGGTTCCCTAGTTCGGATCGCCCACGAATATGGGCTTCGGGTGTGGATCTATACGCTGCATGACATTACATGCTTCAAAATGTTCGCCGATATGGGCGTGAATGCCGTGTCCGTGCTTGATGTGTCTGGAGCGGCTGCAATACGAAAGCAACTGATTATAGATTAA